TGACGCCATCTTTGCCACTGGTTGGTTCCAGAGCGTGCAGGCCACGCCAGAGGACACACCGCTGGGGGTGCGGATCCGGTTCGTGGTGCAGCCCAACCCCGTGCTCCGGCGGGTGAATCTGGTAGGGACCAAGGTCTTGCCCCCGCAGGTGGTGGACGAGGTCTTCACGCCCCTGTACGGGGAAGTGTTAAATTTTCGCAGTTTGCAGCAGGGGGTGCAGCGCCTCAACGAGTGGTACAAGAAAAACGGCTACCCGCTGGGACAGGTCATCGGCACCCCCAAGGTGGACGAGCAGGGCGTGGTGACGCTCGAGGTGGCCGAAGGGGTGATTGCCGATATCCGCATCCGCTACCTGAACGCCAAGGATGAGGAGGTCAAGGGCAAAACCAAACCCTACGTCATCCTACGCGAGCTGCAGCAAAAACCCGGCGACGTGTTCAACGAAAAAAAGGCCCAGCAGGACCTGCGCACGCTGTTTGGGCTGGGGATTTTTGAGGACGTGCGCTTGAATTTGGAACCCGCCGAGGCCGACCCCCGCAAGGCCGTCATCGTGCTGACTGTCGTGGAAGCCCGGACGGGGGCCATTAATTTTGGGGCCGGCTACAGTACCGCCACCGGCTTTTTCGGTTCGCTGGGCTATTCCGAGCGAAATCTCGGCGGGCGGCTCCAGTCCCTGACCGTCAATATCCAGGGCGGGGAGCGGGATATTTTGTTTGATGTGAATTTTCGAGACCCGTGGCTGGCCTTTGACCCTGGGCGGTTGTCCCTGGCAGCCAGTGCGTTTAACCGGCGGTCGTTTTCCTACATCTTTAGCGGTGGGGAGACGCCGGTGGATTTGCCCAACGGGGACACTCCCCGGATCAACCGGTTGGGGGCAATTATTGATTTCAGTCGCCCGTTTCCAGGAAATTGGCGGGGCACGGTCGGGCTGAGCTACCAGCGGGTGTCCATTGTGGATGGAGATAACCGGATCTCGCCGGTGGATGCATTGGGGAACTTCCTGGCGGCCAGCCGCAGTGGGATTGACGACCTGTTGCAGGTGAATTTAGGGGCGACCAAGGACGAGCGGGACAATCCGACCGACCCAACGCGGGGGTGGGTTCTCCGTTTGGGCTACAGCCAGGCCCTTCCGGTCGGCTCGGGCAGCATTTCCCAAAGTCGCCTGCGGGCCAGCTATAGCCATTACTTCCCGGTGAAACTGTTGCAGTTCCGGCCGGACCAGCCAGAAGTGTTGGCGTTCAACGTCCAAGCTGGAACTATCCTAGGCCGGATGGCGCCCTACGAGGCTTTCAGCTTGGGCGGAACCGACTCCGTGCGCGGCTGGGGTGAAGGTGAACTCGGGACGGGCCGCAGTTTCCTTCAGGCCACAGCGGAGTATCGTTTCCCCATCTTCAACATCGTGCGCGGGGCCTTGTTTGTGGATTACGGGACGACGCTGGGGAGTCAAGATGACGTGCCAGGCAACCCAGGCGGGATTCGCGGTAAACCAGGTCAAGGGCTGGGTTATGGAATTGGCATCCGGCTAGCAGCCCCCTTCCTAGGCAACTTGCGGATTGATTTCGGTTGGAACGACCGGGGCGGCAACCAAATTACCTTTGGGGTCGGGGAACGCTTTTGATGATGGGACAGGTGACCCTCGCGGGCGTTGGGTTGCACACGGGACAGGTCACTGCGGTCACCCTAGAACCGGCACCGCCAGGGACAGGGCGGGTGTTTTACCGGGAGAACCGTCCAATGCTGGCCCATGTTCATGCTGTACAACCCAGTGCGCTCTGCACGACCTTGGCCCAAGGGATGGACAAAATCCATACAGTAGAACATCTGCTGGCCGCCCTGGTGGGGTTGGGAATTGACGATGTGGCGATTCACGTGACGGGCGACGAAATCCCCCTGCTCGACGGCTCGGCGCAACCCTGGGTGGAGCAGTTGCAGAGCTGGGGAACGGGCCAACCGACCGTCAGGGGAATGATTAGAGAACCTGTTGTGGTGGTCGAGGGGGACCGATTTGTGGCGGCTCTGCCCTCGGAACAGTTGTTATTCACCTGTGGGATTGATTTTCCCGACTACCCGGCCATTGGCCGGCAGTGGGTGACGTGGGTTCCGGCTCAAGAACCCTTTGCGACGGCGATTGCACCAGCGCGGACGTTTGGCTTAGCTGATCAAGTCGCGCACTGGCGGGCGCAGGGATTGATTCGCGGCGGCAGTTTGGCCAATGCGCTGGTGTGCGACCGCAAGCGGGGTTGGCTGAATCCTCCCCTGCGGTTTCCCGACGAACCCGCCCGCCACAAACTGCTGGACTTTTTGGGGGATTTGGCGTTGCTGGGAACCTTACCGCGTGGTCATTACCTGGCTTACAAAGCGGGGCATCGCCTGCACCTCCAACTGGCGGCTAAGCTGTGGACGACAGGACAAACGCCCAGTACA
Above is a window of Gloeomargarita sp. SKYB120 DNA encoding:
- a CDS encoding BamA/TamA family outer membrane protein, whose amino-acid sequence is MDKRSVVVWWDMRSDMLTAILATVLVTMLPLAARAETTVQQPQRVGSMAQAQPAEPEPRVLVAEVLVEGAQGELLDAVYGAIRTRPGFTTTRSQLQRDIDAIFATGWFQSVQATPEDTPLGVRIRFVVQPNPVLRRVNLVGTKVLPPQVVDEVFTPLYGEVLNFRSLQQGVQRLNEWYKKNGYPLGQVIGTPKVDEQGVVTLEVAEGVIADIRIRYLNAKDEEVKGKTKPYVILRELQQKPGDVFNEKKAQQDLRTLFGLGIFEDVRLNLEPAEADPRKAVIVLTVVEARTGAINFGAGYSTATGFFGSLGYSERNLGGRLQSLTVNIQGGERDILFDVNFRDPWLAFDPGRLSLAASAFNRRSFSYIFSGGETPVDLPNGDTPRINRLGAIIDFSRPFPGNWRGTVGLSYQRVSIVDGDNRISPVDALGNFLAASRSGIDDLLQVNLGATKDERDNPTDPTRGWVLRLGYSQALPVGSGSISQSRLRASYSHYFPVKLLQFRPDQPEVLAFNVQAGTILGRMAPYEAFSLGGTDSVRGWGEGELGTGRSFLQATAEYRFPIFNIVRGALFVDYGTTLGSQDDVPGNPGGIRGKPGQGLGYGIGIRLAAPFLGNLRIDFGWNDRGGNQITFGVGERF
- the lpxC gene encoding UDP-3-O-acyl-N-acetylglucosamine deacetylase; this encodes MMGQVTLAGVGLHTGQVTAVTLEPAPPGTGRVFYRENRPMLAHVHAVQPSALCTTLAQGMDKIHTVEHLLAALVGLGIDDVAIHVTGDEIPLLDGSAQPWVEQLQSWGTGQPTVRGMIREPVVVVEGDRFVAALPSEQLLFTCGIDFPDYPAIGRQWVTWVPAQEPFATAIAPARTFGLADQVAHWRAQGLIRGGSLANALVCDRKRGWLNPPLRFPDEPARHKLLDFLGDLALLGTLPRGHYLAYKAGHRLHLQLAAKLWTTGQTPSTMERCGSLSATP